A section of the Archangium lipolyticum genome encodes:
- a CDS encoding ExbD/TolR family protein — translation MAFDLGGGKGGIRPAMNVTPLVDVVLVLLIIFMVVTPLMTKQMWQDVPGKADEQAEISPPPPGALPPVVLTVTKSGAVQINREDVPRDQLVARLQRMINARPDKIVFFDAENDVPYGSAMEVLDLARGGNITVAVVPDAVAEPAAP, via the coding sequence ATGGCTTTCGATCTCGGTGGTGGCAAGGGCGGAATCCGCCCGGCGATGAACGTGACGCCGCTCGTGGACGTGGTGCTCGTCCTCCTCATCATCTTCATGGTCGTCACTCCGTTGATGACGAAGCAGATGTGGCAGGACGTGCCGGGCAAGGCGGACGAGCAGGCGGAGATCTCTCCTCCTCCTCCGGGAGCGCTGCCTCCCGTGGTGCTCACCGTCACGAAGTCCGGCGCGGTGCAGATCAACCGCGAGGACGTACCGCGAGACCAGCTCGTGGCCCGGCTGCAGCGGATGATCAACGCGCGTCCGGACAAGATTGTCTTCTTCGACGCGGAGAACGACGTGCCGTACGGCAGCGCGATGGAGGTGCTGGACCTCGCACGCGGTGGAAACATCACCGTCGCGGTGGTTCCGGACGCCGTCGCCGAGCCCGCGGCTCCGTGA
- a CDS encoding ExbD/TolR family protein — MSARRSPLTPEMNVTPLVDVVLVLLIIFMVVTPQLEAGAAVELPAVMNPDKGEENSLTPITVSLTTQGALFLDRKELPRAQLVEQLRAAHEKDPEARVVLKADRAVRYAEVRGVFKTLQDIGFPGISLQVVDLKKN, encoded by the coding sequence ATGTCCGCCCGGCGTAGCCCGCTCACGCCCGAGATGAACGTGACGCCGCTGGTGGACGTGGTGCTCGTCCTCCTCATCATCTTCATGGTCGTCACGCCCCAGCTCGAGGCCGGTGCCGCGGTGGAGCTGCCCGCGGTGATGAATCCGGACAAGGGCGAGGAGAACTCGCTCACCCCCATCACCGTGAGCCTCACCACCCAGGGCGCGCTGTTCCTGGATCGCAAGGAGCTGCCCCGGGCCCAGCTCGTCGAGCAGCTCCGCGCCGCCCACGAGAAGGACCCCGAGGCGCGCGTGGTGCTCAAGGCCGACCGGGCCGTGCGCTACGCCGAGGTGCGCGGTGTCTTCAAGACGCTGCAGGACATCGGCTTTCCGGGCATCTCGCTGCAGGTCGTCGACCTGAAGAAGAACTAG
- a CDS encoding MotA/TolQ/ExbB proton channel family protein, whose translation MNFNLLEIYAHMGFFARCIAYTLIAFALASLIVFFERLLFVFRSKAADRKFASRAGRMLESQQHEQFVSEATAAKGSSLAKLLGGGVKTYLAKKAAPQGKLGAVELTRRDLERIYERVTADVRRGMSVLATVGSVAPFVGLLGTVVGIIESFAGIAKTGSGGLGAVSAGISEALVVTALGLLVAIPAVMMFNLLSTRADALLLSLDLARKEFMDHLEDVHGVVAPAVRGEGAVALDVERATRKEGHDVRPA comes from the coding sequence ATGAACTTCAACCTGTTGGAAATCTACGCGCACATGGGCTTCTTCGCCCGGTGCATCGCCTACACGCTGATCGCCTTCGCGTTGGCGTCGCTGATCGTCTTCTTCGAGCGGCTCCTCTTCGTCTTCCGCTCGAAGGCGGCGGACCGGAAGTTCGCCTCGCGCGCCGGCCGGATGCTGGAGTCGCAGCAGCACGAGCAGTTCGTCTCCGAGGCCACGGCCGCCAAGGGGAGCAGCCTGGCGAAGCTGCTGGGCGGTGGAGTGAAGACGTACCTGGCCAAGAAGGCGGCGCCGCAAGGCAAGCTGGGCGCGGTGGAGCTCACGCGGCGCGACCTGGAGCGCATCTACGAGCGCGTCACCGCCGACGTGCGCCGGGGCATGAGCGTGCTGGCGACCGTGGGCTCGGTGGCCCCCTTCGTCGGACTGCTGGGCACGGTGGTGGGCATCATCGAGTCCTTCGCCGGCATCGCGAAGACGGGCTCGGGCGGCCTGGGCGCCGTGTCCGCGGGTATCTCCGAGGCGCTCGTCGTCACGGCGCTCGGCCTGCTGGTGGCCATCCCCGCGGTGATGATGTTCAACCTGCTCTCCACCCGCGCGGACGCGCTGCTGCTGTCGCTGGACCTGGCGCGCAAGGAGTTCATGGACCACCTGGAGGACGTGCACGGCGTCGTCGCCCCGGCGGTGCGCGGCGAGGGCGCGGTGGCCCTGGACGTGGAGCGGGCCACTCGCAAGGAGGGGCATGATGTCCGCCCGGCGTAG
- a CDS encoding energy transducer TonB: protein MFETFDSATDVQTARRFAISTVASLGVCALIGVTAVVVGSQVKEVIKEKRVDVVFRPPPPPAPVVEVKPPPPPPPPPPKPKAKPPPPAPTVAAPAAMVAPKEIPVEKPPEADAANAVAAAPIAVGGTGQLVAGAIVTGVDSPGVAGGIRRTAPINLPEAATPPKELASNVLPDFPADMRAKGQEGLVILKVVVEVDGRVGAVKVMRGEEPFVSAAVAAVKTWRYEPALVEGQPTAVFRIVKVPFRLK from the coding sequence ATGTTCGAGACCTTCGACAGCGCCACCGATGTCCAGACGGCCCGCAGGTTCGCGATCTCCACCGTGGCCTCCCTCGGCGTCTGCGCGCTGATCGGCGTCACGGCGGTGGTGGTGGGCAGTCAGGTGAAGGAGGTCATCAAGGAGAAGCGGGTGGACGTGGTGTTCCGTCCGCCGCCTCCGCCCGCCCCGGTGGTCGAGGTGAAGCCGCCGCCTCCGCCCCCTCCCCCGCCGCCCAAGCCCAAGGCGAAGCCGCCTCCTCCGGCCCCCACCGTCGCCGCGCCCGCGGCCATGGTGGCACCCAAGGAGATTCCGGTGGAGAAGCCGCCCGAGGCCGATGCCGCCAACGCCGTGGCCGCGGCCCCCATCGCCGTGGGCGGTACGGGCCAGCTGGTGGCGGGCGCCATCGTCACGGGAGTGGACAGCCCGGGCGTGGCCGGTGGCATCCGCCGCACCGCCCCCATCAACCTCCCCGAGGCCGCCACGCCTCCCAAGGAGCTGGCTTCCAACGTCCTGCCCGACTTCCCCGCCGACATGCGCGCCAAGGGGCAGGAGGGCCTTGTCATCCTCAAGGTCGTCGTCGAGGTGGATGGCCGCGTGGGCGCCGTCAAGGTGATGCGCGGCGAGGAGCCCTTCGTCAGCGCCGCCGTCGCCGCGGTGAAGACGTGGCGCTACGAGCCCGCGCTCGTCGAGGGCCAGCCCACCGCCGTGTTCCGCATCGTGAAGGTCCCGTTCCGTCTCAAGTAG